A single Drosophila miranda strain MSH22 chromosome XR, D.miranda_PacBio2.1, whole genome shotgun sequence DNA region contains:
- the LOC117186527 gene encoding uncharacterized protein LOC117186527, translating into MDLDLLSSKESLDKCVEFDLPPVAVGDSTRGCIIRNQRVAISGTFQSKPKAAASAKKNATPGRGTTRGGNATPAAETGGRPSRNSSKQSAPPGRRAISQGLDNPPVRGRSVGGYEEESPQRIPHQTTDTDTDTDTDTDAGYWWSSSWIVLWGRSPRSVEYFCVTFVGINPIEAFLRMLCGKCCMPDKSWAFGPLVEQ; encoded by the exons ATGGACCTGGACCTCCTTTCCAGTAAGGAGTCGTTGGACAAGTGCGTGGAGTTTGACCTGCCCCCGGTCGCGGTGGGCGACAGCACCCGCGGATGCATCATCCGTAACCAGCGCGTTGCCATTTCGGGCACGTTCCAGAGCAAACCGAAGGCTGCTGCTTCGGCCAAGAAGAAC GCGACTCCTGGGCGTGGCACCACACGCGGCGGCAACGCGACGCCCGCAGCGGAGACCGGGGGACGTCCGAgtcgcaacagcagcaagcaGAGCGCTCCTCCTGGTCGTCGCGCGATTTCCCAAGGCCTGGACAACCCACCCGTCCGGGGGCGCTCTGTGGGAGGGTACGAGGAGGAATCTCCTCAAAGAATTCCACACCAgactacagatacagatacagatacagatacagatacagatgcaggaTACTGGTGGAGCTCCTCTTGGATCGTCCTGTGGGGCAGGTCGCCTAGGTCGGTGGAGTATTTTTGTGTGACTTTTGTCGGAATTAATCCGATTGAGGCATTTCTGAGGATGTTGTGTGGCAAGTGCTGCATGCCTGATAAATCGTGGGCTTTTGGGCCATTGGTTGAGCAATAA